The Agromyces hippuratus genome has a window encoding:
- a CDS encoding TetR/AcrR family transcriptional regulator has translation MAPRQEVEEIRQNLTRRDLSSAAITLIERDGLGALTMRRLAAELDCAPMSLYTHVRNRDDLIDAIVDELIERLDLREPRGEGWQQIVFQTLSAYRDLAVQLPNSFELLALAPYDTSPVAPHLARFVAGLEAAGLTTEQAQQILGIADAYASGFLVVWARSRARSDADEQSSVTDGITGLRDLGMFDQGLDALLAGLDATLVRGITPGE, from the coding sequence ATGGCTCCACGTCAAGAGGTTGAGGAGATTCGACAGAATCTGACCCGACGCGACCTCAGCTCGGCCGCGATCACGCTGATCGAACGCGACGGGCTCGGCGCGTTGACGATGCGGCGACTCGCCGCCGAACTCGACTGCGCTCCGATGAGCCTCTACACGCACGTGCGCAATCGCGACGACCTGATCGACGCGATCGTCGACGAGCTGATCGAACGCCTCGACCTGCGCGAGCCGCGCGGCGAGGGCTGGCAGCAGATCGTGTTCCAGACCCTCTCGGCCTACCGCGACCTGGCCGTGCAGTTGCCGAACTCGTTCGAACTGCTCGCGCTGGCGCCGTACGACACCTCGCCGGTCGCACCGCACCTGGCCCGGTTCGTGGCGGGTCTCGAGGCCGCCGGCCTCACCACCGAGCAGGCGCAGCAGATCCTCGGCATCGCCGACGCCTACGCCTCGGGGTTCCTCGTCGTGTGGGCGCGCAGCCGAGCTCGCAGTGACGCAGACGAGCAGTCCTCTGTGACCGACGGCATCACGGGCCTCCGCGACCTCGGCATGTTCGACCAGGGCCTCGACGCGCTGCTCGCCGGCCTCGACGCGACGCTCGTGCGCGGCATCACGCCGGGCGAATAG
- a CDS encoding VOC family protein, which translates to MNIDTTKLTSIASITLDVADPDAAARFYADAFGLGPQVRTRAADAPSTGFRGFTMSVIVSQPADVTSLFDSAVAAGATVLKPAEKSLWGFGGVVQAPDGAIWQVATASKKDTGPATRTIDNLVLLIGAEDVGASKRFYLDRGLAVAKSFGSYVDFATPGSPIGLGLYKRRALAKTVGVAADGSGSHRLRVNGDAGAFADPDGFEWASAGE; encoded by the coding sequence ATGAACATCGACACCACCAAGCTCACCTCCATCGCCTCGATCACGCTCGACGTGGCAGACCCCGACGCGGCCGCGCGCTTCTACGCCGACGCCTTCGGGCTCGGGCCGCAGGTTCGCACCAGGGCGGCGGATGCCCCGTCGACCGGGTTCCGCGGATTCACCATGTCGGTCATCGTGTCGCAGCCGGCCGACGTCACCTCCCTCTTCGACTCGGCCGTCGCGGCCGGGGCCACGGTGCTGAAGCCCGCCGAGAAGTCGCTGTGGGGCTTCGGCGGCGTCGTGCAGGCGCCCGACGGCGCGATCTGGCAGGTCGCCACCGCGTCGAAGAAGGACACGGGGCCGGCGACCCGCACGATCGACAACCTCGTGCTGCTCATCGGCGCCGAAGACGTGGGCGCGAGCAAGCGCTTCTACCTCGACCGCGGACTCGCCGTCGCGAAGAGCTTCGGCAGCTACGTCGACTTCGCCACCCCGGGCAGCCCGATCGGACTCGGCCTCTACAAGCGCCGCGCGCTCGCCAAGACCGTGGGCGTCGCCGCCGACGGCTCGGGGTCGCACCGCCTCCGCGTCAACGGCGACGCCGGGGCGTTCGCCGACCCCGACGGCTTCGAGTGGGCGAGCGCCGGGGAGTAA
- a CDS encoding DUF4190 domain-containing protein — MTDPNQPQEPTVPTPPAAPDHIAAPPAAPAAPEAPAAPAAPAAAEAPAAPAAPAAPAYTPAPAAAPAPAAAYGAPAAAPVPGKGLGIAGLVLAIVLPLVGLIVSIIAKSQSKKAGVKNTPATAGIIVGAILTVLGIIATIVIIAVSASLVGGVVDMCSELGPGVWELDGVTYTCE, encoded by the coding sequence ATGACCGACCCGAACCAGCCGCAGGAACCCACCGTTCCGACGCCGCCCGCAGCGCCCGACCACATCGCAGCGCCGCCCGCAGCGCCCGCTGCACCCGAAGCTCCTGCTGCTCCCGCAGCGCCTGCTGCAGCCGAGGCGCCCGCCGCTCCGGCAGCCCCGGCCGCCCCGGCCTACACGCCGGCTCCTGCTGCCGCGCCGGCTCCGGCCGCCGCATACGGCGCACCCGCGGCCGCGCCGGTTCCCGGCAAGGGCCTCGGCATCGCCGGCCTCGTGCTGGCGATCGTGCTGCCCCTCGTCGGCCTCATCGTGAGCATCATCGCGAAGTCGCAGTCGAAGAAGGCCGGCGTGAAGAACACCCCCGCCACGGCAGGCATCATCGTCGGCGCGATCCTGACCGTGCTCGGCATCATCGCCACGATCGTCATCATCGCGGTCAGCGCGTCGCTCGTCGGCGGCGTCGTCGACATGTGCAGCGAGCTCGGCCCGGGCGTCTGGGAGCTCGACGGGGTCACCTACACCTGCGAGTGA
- a CDS encoding nuclear transport factor 2 family protein, whose amino-acid sequence MSDREDFLIWLQSEFVRAERAMFDGDDGPRRAIWSADEPVSVLGAWRNASNRAELVEAFEELSTSFSHCTDYAFDLIAFDVLGEAAYTVGYERASASIDGEPRTFTLRATQVYRREPGGWRVVHRHADKLG is encoded by the coding sequence ATGAGCGATCGCGAGGATTTCCTGATCTGGCTCCAGAGCGAGTTCGTGCGGGCCGAACGCGCCATGTTCGACGGCGACGACGGTCCGCGCCGCGCGATCTGGTCGGCGGATGAGCCGGTCAGCGTGCTCGGCGCCTGGCGCAACGCCTCGAATCGCGCCGAGCTGGTCGAGGCGTTCGAGGAGCTGTCGACGAGCTTCTCGCACTGCACCGACTACGCGTTCGACCTGATCGCCTTCGACGTGCTCGGCGAAGCGGCGTACACGGTCGGGTACGAGCGCGCCTCTGCCTCGATCGACGGCGAGCCGCGCACCTTCACCCTGCGCGCCACCCAGGTCTACCGCCGCGAGCCGGGCGGATGGCGCGTGGTGCACCGGCACGCCGACAAGCTCGGGTAG
- a CDS encoding zeta toxin family protein — translation MTAQAERTDDARPTAILIVGAPASGKSTVGRLLAERLRPGAFIEGDALWLMVVGGREDMSDPPSDAALAQLELRYRHGAMLSRSFVDAGISAVHVDNIFGDGVGAQLDRMGGGRRALIVLRPSVEAIVHRDTERGSGAYDGWVGDGTVADAVRTFDGWVGETPPVGLWVDSSAQSPEQTVDWIMDRWDEALVGE, via the coding sequence ATGACTGCGCAGGCCGAACGAACCGACGATGCCCGGCCGACCGCGATCCTGATCGTCGGCGCCCCGGCGTCGGGAAAGTCGACCGTGGGTCGACTGCTCGCCGAACGACTCCGCCCCGGTGCGTTCATCGAGGGCGACGCGCTCTGGCTGATGGTCGTGGGAGGCCGCGAAGACATGAGCGATCCGCCCAGCGACGCCGCGCTCGCGCAGCTCGAACTGCGCTACCGGCACGGCGCGATGCTCAGCCGTTCGTTCGTCGATGCGGGCATCAGCGCCGTGCACGTCGACAACATCTTCGGCGACGGAGTCGGCGCGCAGCTCGACCGCATGGGCGGCGGTCGGCGGGCGCTCATCGTGCTGCGGCCGAGCGTCGAGGCGATCGTGCACCGCGACACCGAGCGGGGCAGCGGCGCCTACGACGGATGGGTGGGCGACGGCACGGTCGCCGACGCCGTACGAACCTTCGACGGATGGGTCGGCGAGACGCCGCCCGTCGGCCTCTGGGTGGACTCCAGCGCGCAGAGCCCTGAGCAGACCGTGGACTGGATCATGGATCGGTGGGACGAGGCGCTCGTCGGCGAGTGA
- a CDS encoding beta strand repeat-containing protein, translating to MSNALRLQSVAALAPDSRRSTRLALVLFTVLAMIVVLATPSVAFAADTETQLRYACAQKSNGLMRAASSPGDCRPKQETPVTIWPGPTSLCIQPDGSVRRFASAKSCTGAKPAGTVLVVPTTTGEPVYFCAPASGVLRRVSAATACLSTEQRYVIGNHAPSALTLSNDSLPENEPAGTIVGTLGLVDDDPAATPAFSLVSGAGSGDNAAFTITGSTLKTAASFDFETKASYSIRVRGTDGYGGSLEQVFTISVLDVVEDVPPTAVADTATVEEDAAPTTVDVLVNDDDIDGGPISISQVSQPVNGTVVIAGDEASVTYEPDPGFCNDPPGTTIDEFTYTLAPGGSTTTVGVTVTCVDDLPVAADDEATVDEDAAATAIDVLANDTDSDGGARSITSVVQPEHGTVVITGGGTGLTYQPHAEYCNAPPGDANDVFSYTLTPGDANAQVSVKVICIADAPVADDETFDGPDAAVGNTFLVIDDPTDGAIDLSRPHLLVAGNLLEGDTDADPGTELAIESGVTVTEQGGFVYLEADGDFAYLPPVGCTAATDGFDYTVTDRGAVQALTDTGHVTIAISDCVWYVDNAADGNDGNGSKPFDTIAQAAAASSAGDDIFVFDGDGTSTGYSTAIVLDDDQQLIGEASDLVVGGRTLHVGDPAKRPVITATSGANVVSLGVGNRVAGLEVHPVTAGGGIGVSGPGGDATIDDVRIVDTVAGGIGLALQDATGTNTIGDLEVDVIGLGVVVNDSAKIVFDPAATVSIRTSGTGWAFLAQRSNLEGSQIDRIVVDDSFDGGVRLQQTTGAITFGDLDIRTLNSTQAAFSLSLTGPVTVPASATAKIVATNGPAVHVGASSGSSLSFDEVTSTKSSVYGINIDEIGAGTFSAAAGELSAGPFGSTPFRVRGGSGDISYGGSITDGPATTSVDIQSRTGGTVTLSGSITDGSDAGGGVVVANNTGGATVFSGESKHLETGANPGVSFGSSNGHTLSITGGGLDVTTTSGVPLAASLSGTIVVTGEGNTLSSTTGTGLSIVLTGIGADDVTFRRISSNGAPSGIVLLGTGTAGGLHVTGDGSTVQGGDASGGTIAATTGDGISLLSTADVSLRNMRVENSAGNGIGGVGVIGFSFLSGTVTGAGDADGEDGIAFDGSNANLSGAVDISNSVLTSNEASGISITNAGGTISSATITGNRISDAGDLLTPGAALLLQATGTTGGAATITKATISSNVITDFRSGHGIRLISGNQAGAAKSTLGIPGNLTNVVAVTGNRMDGGSGGIEQQPEAFVDMQVLGAADANVDVSTNGTDAEPIRHLDCQAISVLTGGAANVTAKFDANVIAAGSRPGCAGINANAISLNTVGATLAARVTNNKVSATGGPGIFVGASGAGMTTARVTGNNVLAPIGDGYAGYAGIIVAAGSIAGPDSPVCVSITGNTTAGGTGVFQATGIQLSKLSTDPTINDFGIEGLPQGQTASPAVENYINGLNTSASGSVGVGGTVLSTATSGFSSCTTGL from the coding sequence GTGTCCAACGCGCTTCGTCTGCAATCCGTCGCTGCCCTCGCCCCGGATTCGCGCCGGTCGACTCGGCTCGCACTCGTGCTGTTCACGGTGCTGGCGATGATCGTCGTGCTCGCGACCCCGTCGGTCGCGTTCGCGGCCGACACCGAGACGCAGCTGCGCTATGCGTGCGCGCAGAAGTCGAACGGGCTGATGCGGGCGGCTTCGAGCCCCGGCGACTGCCGTCCGAAGCAGGAGACGCCGGTCACGATCTGGCCGGGCCCGACCTCGCTCTGCATCCAGCCCGACGGCTCGGTGCGCCGCTTCGCGTCGGCGAAGTCGTGCACGGGCGCGAAGCCGGCCGGCACGGTGCTCGTCGTGCCGACCACGACGGGCGAGCCCGTGTACTTCTGCGCGCCCGCCTCTGGCGTGCTGCGCCGGGTGAGCGCCGCGACCGCGTGCCTCAGCACCGAGCAGCGCTACGTGATCGGCAACCACGCCCCGAGCGCCCTCACGCTCTCGAACGATTCGCTGCCCGAGAACGAACCCGCGGGCACGATCGTCGGCACCCTCGGCCTCGTCGACGACGACCCCGCCGCGACGCCGGCGTTCTCGCTCGTCAGCGGCGCCGGCAGCGGCGACAACGCGGCGTTCACGATCACCGGATCGACGCTCAAGACCGCGGCGAGCTTCGACTTCGAGACGAAGGCGAGCTACTCGATCCGCGTGCGCGGCACCGACGGGTACGGCGGCAGCCTCGAGCAGGTGTTCACGATCAGCGTGCTCGACGTCGTCGAAGACGTGCCGCCGACCGCGGTCGCCGACACGGCGACCGTCGAGGAGGACGCCGCGCCGACGACCGTCGACGTGCTCGTCAACGACGACGACATCGACGGCGGGCCGATCTCGATCAGCCAGGTCAGTCAGCCCGTGAACGGCACCGTCGTGATCGCCGGCGACGAGGCATCCGTCACCTACGAACCCGACCCCGGGTTCTGCAACGACCCGCCCGGCACGACCATCGACGAGTTCACCTACACCCTCGCACCCGGTGGCTCGACGACGACGGTCGGCGTGACGGTCACGTGTGTCGACGACCTGCCGGTCGCCGCCGACGACGAAGCCACGGTCGACGAGGATGCCGCCGCCACGGCGATCGACGTGCTCGCGAACGACACCGACAGCGATGGCGGCGCGCGCTCCATCACGAGCGTCGTGCAGCCCGAGCACGGCACGGTCGTCATCACGGGCGGCGGCACAGGGCTCACGTACCAACCCCATGCCGAGTACTGCAACGCGCCACCCGGTGACGCGAACGACGTGTTCAGCTACACGCTGACCCCCGGCGACGCGAACGCGCAGGTCTCGGTGAAGGTGATCTGCATCGCCGATGCGCCCGTCGCCGACGACGAGACGTTCGACGGTCCCGACGCGGCCGTCGGCAACACGTTCCTCGTCATCGACGACCCGACCGACGGCGCAATCGACCTCTCCCGCCCGCACCTCCTCGTCGCGGGCAACCTGCTCGAGGGCGACACCGACGCCGACCCGGGCACCGAGCTCGCGATCGAGTCCGGTGTCACCGTGACCGAGCAGGGCGGCTTCGTCTACCTCGAGGCCGACGGGGACTTCGCCTATCTGCCACCAGTCGGCTGCACCGCCGCCACCGACGGGTTCGACTACACGGTCACCGACCGGGGCGCCGTGCAGGCGCTGACCGACACCGGGCATGTGACCATCGCCATCAGCGACTGCGTCTGGTACGTCGACAACGCCGCCGACGGCAACGACGGCAACGGGAGCAAGCCGTTCGACACGATCGCGCAGGCCGCGGCGGCGAGCAGCGCGGGCGACGACATCTTCGTGTTCGACGGCGACGGCACCTCGACCGGGTATTCGACCGCGATCGTGCTCGACGACGACCAGCAGCTCATCGGCGAGGCATCCGACCTCGTCGTCGGCGGCCGCACCCTGCACGTGGGTGACCCGGCGAAGCGACCAGTGATCACGGCGACGAGCGGAGCGAATGTCGTCAGCCTCGGCGTCGGCAACCGTGTCGCCGGGCTCGAGGTGCACCCGGTCACCGCGGGCGGCGGCATCGGCGTCTCCGGCCCTGGCGGCGACGCGACCATCGACGACGTGCGCATCGTCGACACGGTCGCCGGCGGCATCGGGCTCGCGTTGCAGGACGCGACAGGTACGAACACGATCGGCGACCTCGAGGTCGACGTCATCGGCCTCGGCGTCGTCGTCAACGACAGCGCGAAGATCGTGTTCGATCCGGCGGCCACCGTGAGCATCCGCACCTCCGGAACCGGGTGGGCGTTCCTCGCGCAGCGCAGCAACCTCGAGGGAAGCCAGATCGACCGGATCGTCGTCGACGATTCGTTCGACGGCGGCGTCAGGCTGCAGCAGACGACCGGCGCCATCACCTTCGGCGACCTCGACATCCGCACGCTGAACTCGACCCAGGCGGCGTTCTCGCTCAGCCTGACCGGGCCGGTGACCGTGCCGGCGAGCGCGACCGCGAAGATCGTCGCGACCAACGGCCCGGCGGTCCACGTCGGCGCGTCGTCGGGCTCGTCGCTCTCGTTCGACGAGGTGACCTCGACGAAGAGCAGCGTGTACGGCATCAACATCGACGAGATCGGCGCGGGCACGTTCTCGGCGGCAGCCGGCGAGCTCTCCGCGGGGCCCTTCGGATCCACCCCCTTCAGGGTGCGCGGCGGCAGCGGCGACATCTCGTACGGCGGCTCGATCACCGACGGACCCGCAACCACGAGTGTCGACATCCAGAGCCGCACCGGCGGCACCGTCACGCTCTCGGGGTCGATCACCGACGGCAGCGACGCGGGCGGCGGCGTCGTCGTCGCGAACAACACCGGCGGCGCGACCGTGTTCTCGGGAGAGTCGAAGCACCTCGAGACGGGCGCGAATCCGGGCGTCTCGTTCGGGTCGTCCAACGGGCACACCCTCTCGATCACCGGTGGCGGCCTCGACGTCACGACGACGAGCGGGGTGCCGCTCGCCGCCTCCCTCTCGGGCACCATCGTCGTCACCGGCGAGGGAAACACGCTCTCGAGCACGACCGGCACCGGACTCTCGATCGTGCTGACCGGAATCGGGGCCGACGACGTCACGTTCCGGCGAATCTCCTCGAACGGGGCGCCCTCGGGCATCGTGCTGCTCGGCACGGGCACGGCGGGCGGCCTGCACGTCACGGGCGACGGCAGCACGGTTCAGGGCGGGGATGCCTCGGGCGGCACGATCGCCGCCACCACAGGTGACGGCATCTCGCTGCTGAGCACGGCGGATGTCTCGCTCCGCAACATGCGCGTCGAGAACAGCGCCGGCAACGGCATCGGGGGCGTCGGCGTCATCGGGTTCTCGTTCCTCAGCGGCACGGTCACGGGGGCGGGTGACGCCGACGGCGAAGACGGCATCGCCTTCGACGGGTCGAATGCCAACCTCTCGGGTGCGGTCGACATCTCGAACAGCGTGCTCACCTCGAACGAGGCATCCGGCATCTCGATCACGAATGCGGGCGGCACCATCTCGTCGGCGACAATCACCGGCAACCGCATCTCGGATGCCGGCGACCTGCTCACACCGGGGGCGGCGCTGCTGCTACAGGCCACCGGCACCACCGGCGGCGCCGCGACGATCACGAAGGCGACGATCTCGTCGAACGTGATCACCGATTTCCGCTCCGGGCACGGAATCAGGCTCATCAGCGGCAACCAGGCGGGAGCCGCGAAGTCGACGCTCGGGATTCCCGGCAACCTCACGAACGTCGTCGCGGTGACCGGCAACCGCATGGACGGCGGCAGCGGCGGCATCGAGCAGCAGCCCGAAGCGTTCGTCGACATGCAGGTGCTCGGCGCTGCCGACGCCAACGTCGACGTGTCGACGAACGGCACGGATGCCGAGCCGATCCGCCACCTCGACTGCCAGGCGATCTCGGTGCTCACGGGCGGCGCGGCGAACGTCACGGCCAAGTTCGATGCCAACGTCATCGCCGCGGGCAGCCGGCCGGGATGTGCCGGAATCAACGCGAACGCGATCTCGCTCAACACGGTCGGTGCGACCCTCGCGGCACGCGTGACGAACAACAAGGTCAGCGCGACCGGCGGCCCCGGCATCTTCGTCGGAGCGTCAGGCGCGGGCATGACCACGGCGAGGGTGACGGGCAACAACGTGCTCGCGCCTATCGGCGATGGGTATGCGGGGTACGCGGGCATCATCGTCGCAGCGGGCTCGATCGCCGGCCCGGATTCCCCCGTCTGCGTGTCGATCACGGGCAACACGACCGCCGGCGGCACCGGTGTGTTCCAGGCGACGGGCATCCAACTCTCGAAACTCTCGACCGACCCGACGATCAACGACTTCGGCATCGAGGGGCTCCCGCAGGGCCAGACGGCGTCGCCCGCCGTCGAGAACTACATCAACGGGCTCAACACGAGCGCGTCGGGCAGCGTCGGTGTCGGTGGCACCGTGCTCTCGACGGCGACGAGCGGGTTCAGCTCGTGCACGACCGGCCTGTGA
- a CDS encoding serine hydrolase domain-containing protein translates to MHILRRVIVIVAVTALVLIAAFTGVYLWQQPILLTGTGYAAHNACAGALVAGRDDPATDLPPNPLVPYLQVDLDADAGTATASILGAIAYQNAWYAEGFGCTLADQRPELGEATAIDAQGNPFTDVAAATAPTPEAGAALEQAMGRAFGDELAASDTEALGTRAVVVVKDGELVAERYADGFDAETPQLGWSMSKSVTELMTGMLVEQGVVSLGDDHLRPEWTDERAAITVEDLLRMQSGLEWDETYDLGTPITRMLYLEPDMGAYVASLPLEHEPGSVQEYSSGSTTLLCSVLTERTGLGADLPRQTILGALGLSTATFEPDAAGTPVCSSYLWAAPRDWAALGQFALQEGEWNGEQLLPEGWMTQTLTNVEHDQTDDAGYAMGFRTNMLPDGSLRWPELPADTFYMSGHDGQKVVMVPSEELVVVRMGFTPAADDEPSERQLVADAIAALG, encoded by the coding sequence GTGCACATCCTCCGCCGGGTGATCGTCATCGTCGCCGTCACCGCCCTCGTTCTCATCGCCGCGTTCACCGGGGTCTACCTCTGGCAGCAGCCGATCCTCCTGACCGGCACCGGCTACGCCGCCCACAACGCGTGCGCCGGCGCCTTGGTCGCCGGTCGCGACGACCCCGCCACCGACCTGCCGCCGAACCCGCTCGTGCCCTACCTGCAGGTCGACCTCGACGCGGACGCCGGCACGGCAACGGCTTCGATCCTGGGCGCCATCGCGTACCAGAACGCCTGGTACGCCGAGGGCTTCGGCTGCACGCTGGCCGACCAGCGGCCCGAGCTCGGCGAGGCCACTGCGATCGACGCGCAGGGCAACCCGTTCACCGACGTCGCAGCGGCCACCGCACCGACGCCCGAGGCGGGTGCCGCGCTCGAGCAGGCGATGGGCCGTGCGTTCGGCGACGAGCTCGCGGCATCCGACACTGAGGCGCTCGGCACCCGCGCAGTCGTCGTCGTGAAAGACGGCGAGCTCGTCGCCGAACGCTACGCCGACGGCTTCGACGCCGAGACCCCGCAGCTCGGCTGGTCGATGTCGAAGAGCGTCACCGAGCTCATGACGGGAATGCTCGTCGAGCAGGGCGTCGTCTCGCTGGGCGACGACCACCTTCGGCCCGAGTGGACCGACGAACGCGCTGCCATCACCGTCGAAGACCTGCTGCGCATGCAGAGCGGCCTCGAGTGGGACGAGACCTACGACCTCGGCACGCCGATCACCCGCATGCTCTACCTCGAGCCCGACATGGGCGCCTACGTCGCGAGCCTGCCCCTCGAGCACGAGCCCGGCTCGGTGCAGGAGTACTCGAGCGGCAGCACGACCCTGCTGTGCTCGGTGCTGACCGAGCGCACCGGCCTCGGCGCCGACCTGCCGCGGCAGACGATCCTCGGTGCGCTCGGCCTGTCGACGGCGACCTTCGAACCGGATGCCGCGGGCACGCCCGTGTGCTCGTCGTACCTCTGGGCGGCACCTCGCGACTGGGCCGCACTCGGCCAGTTCGCCCTGCAGGAGGGCGAGTGGAACGGCGAGCAACTGCTGCCCGAAGGCTGGATGACGCAGACCCTCACGAACGTCGAGCACGACCAGACCGACGACGCCGGGTACGCGATGGGCTTCCGCACCAACATGCTGCCCGACGGCAGCCTGCGCTGGCCCGAGCTGCCCGCCGACACCTTTTACATGAGCGGTCACGACGGGCAGAAGGTCGTCATGGTGCCGTCGGAGGAGCTCGTCGTGGTGCGCATGGGCTTCACCCCGGCCGCCGACGACGAGCCCTCGGAACGGCAGTTGGTCGCCGACGCGATCGCCGCGCTCGGCTGA
- a CDS encoding alpha/beta fold hydrolase yields MSTTPDTASGPVTSYAKAPTRTITAGGVTYAYRELGPKGGVPVVFFVHLAATLDNWDPRIIDPIAEGRHVIAFDNRGVGASTGEVPDSVEAMAADAYTFVRALGFDQIDIFSFSLGGMVAQALVVEHPELVRKLVLTGTGPAGGAGIDKVAGVTYFDILRATLTRSDPKEFLFFNRNATGKPAAKAFVSRLQERTVDRDAPITTKAFQTQLKAIKKWGRSAPADLSKLTQPTLIANGDHDRMVPSVLSDDLHRRIAGSELIIYPDSGHGGIFQFHDRFAPVAARFLAR; encoded by the coding sequence ATGAGCACCACCCCCGATACCGCGAGCGGGCCGGTCACGTCCTACGCGAAGGCCCCCACCCGCACGATCACCGCCGGCGGCGTCACCTACGCCTACCGCGAGCTCGGCCCGAAGGGTGGCGTGCCCGTCGTCTTCTTCGTGCACCTCGCCGCGACCCTCGACAACTGGGACCCGCGCATCATCGACCCCATCGCCGAGGGCCGCCACGTCATCGCGTTCGACAACCGCGGGGTCGGCGCTTCCACCGGCGAGGTGCCCGACTCGGTCGAGGCGATGGCCGCTGACGCCTACACCTTCGTCCGCGCGCTCGGCTTCGACCAGATCGACATCTTCTCGTTCTCGCTCGGCGGCATGGTCGCCCAAGCCCTCGTCGTCGAGCACCCCGAGCTCGTGCGCAAGCTCGTGCTCACCGGCACCGGCCCCGCCGGCGGCGCCGGCATCGACAAGGTCGCCGGCGTCACCTACTTCGACATCCTGCGCGCGACCCTGACCCGCTCCGACCCGAAGGAGTTCCTCTTCTTCAACCGCAACGCCACCGGCAAGCCCGCCGCGAAGGCGTTCGTCAGCCGACTCCAGGAGCGCACCGTCGACCGCGACGCCCCGATCACGACGAAGGCGTTCCAGACGCAGCTGAAGGCGATCAAGAAGTGGGGTCGCTCGGCGCCCGCAGACCTCTCGAAGCTCACCCAGCCCACCCTGATCGCCAATGGCGACCACGACCGCATGGTGCCCTCGGTGCTTTCCGACGACCTGCACCGCCGCATCGCGGGGTCGGAGCTGATCATCTACCCCGACTCCGGCCACGGCGGCATCTTCCAGTTCCACGACCGCTTCGCGCCCGTGGCCGCCCGGTTCCTCGCGCGCTGA